Proteins from one Erysipelothrix larvae genomic window:
- a CDS encoding leucine-rich repeat domain-containing protein — translation MSKIEITSHGSFAYSYYREAIRIQRYVEGNDPKKVVEKVIVPEVIDGYPVTHICKNAFENALVKEVILPDTVTHIENKAFYQCSNLEQIYLSESLLEIGSSAFAESGLKEIVVPGGVSSLYRTFSNCQSLESVMFEDGLVQLGVEVCLNCVKLREVILPQSLETISKLAFSSCVSLTEIIIPDSVIEIGNSVFRDCKSLKNVTLPNKLEVISDHLFYYCESIEEIKIPDNVKTISDYSFALCSALIQIELGNQLEYICFASFYQCSSLKEIIIPDNVHEIGYRAFQECKSLHTVILPTSLSHIYRSAFIGCECLNFISIPSKVKSIDIEAFDTSIQFGNVDQILNKKVKEQLSTPVETIVGNQVIMTQERAQDFRSEKHPNVTALVYSENVKKLGVNYQNSMEVKWVKKLTLENEQIKFDIEPFEPYRELELVVFKSFNGLKSTCFENAVDFIVECDSENIDDHKHSLSPRSEINLIKNLYNNEQINIFRSLYQKEGFRQFDVNEKSFFLLIEDIIFGDGGGFIGSMSEFGMLPDEHIDYFIEYSKNLLNPNALVSLMQHKHRNKLTGINKEEINHGNV, via the coding sequence ATGTCGAAAATTGAGATTACCAGTCATGGGAGTTTTGCGTATAGTTATTATAGAGAGGCCATAAGAATTCAACGTTACGTTGAAGGTAATGATCCAAAAAAAGTAGTAGAAAAAGTTATCGTTCCTGAAGTGATAGATGGATACCCCGTGACACATATATGTAAAAATGCTTTTGAGAATGCTTTAGTTAAGGAGGTTATACTTCCTGATACAGTTACGCACATCGAAAATAAAGCTTTTTATCAGTGTAGTAATTTGGAGCAAATTTATTTATCAGAGAGTCTACTGGAAATTGGTAGTTCTGCATTTGCTGAATCTGGATTAAAGGAGATAGTGGTACCTGGAGGCGTCAGTTCATTATATAGAACTTTTTCGAATTGTCAAAGTCTGGAGTCGGTAATGTTCGAAGATGGCCTCGTACAATTAGGAGTAGAGGTATGTCTTAATTGTGTTAAGTTGCGAGAGGTTATCCTTCCGCAATCACTAGAAACTATTTCGAAACTTGCTTTTTCGAGTTGTGTTTCACTTACTGAAATTATTATACCGGATTCTGTTATTGAAATTGGTAATTCAGTATTTAGAGATTGTAAATCTCTTAAGAATGTCACATTGCCTAACAAACTTGAAGTTATTAGTGATCATTTATTTTATTATTGTGAATCGATCGAGGAAATCAAGATACCAGATAATGTCAAAACAATCAGCGATTATTCATTTGCCCTATGTAGTGCACTGATTCAAATTGAATTAGGGAATCAATTAGAATATATTTGCTTTGCTTCTTTTTATCAATGTTCTTCTCTAAAAGAGATTATAATACCAGATAATGTCCATGAGATTGGATATAGAGCATTTCAAGAATGTAAAAGTCTTCACACTGTAATCCTTCCAACATCACTCTCTCACATTTATCGAAGTGCGTTTATTGGCTGTGAATGTCTCAATTTTATTTCAATTCCAAGTAAGGTAAAAAGCATTGATATTGAAGCATTTGATACCTCGATTCAATTTGGAAATGTTGACCAGATTCTTAACAAGAAAGTAAAGGAGCAGTTGAGTACACCAGTTGAAACCATAGTTGGTAACCAAGTAATAATGACACAGGAAAGGGCACAAGATTTCCGTTCTGAAAAGCATCCCAACGTAACAGCTTTAGTATATAGCGAAAATGTAAAAAAACTAGGTGTGAATTATCAAAACAGCATGGAGGTAAAATGGGTAAAGAAATTAACGCTGGAAAATGAGCAAATTAAGTTTGACATCGAACCATTTGAGCCATATAGAGAATTAGAACTTGTTGTGTTTAAATCCTTCAATGGACTAAAATCTACTTGCTTTGAGAATGCAGTTGATTTCATCGTAGAATGTGATAGCGAAAACATTGATGATCACAAACACAGTTTATCACCGAGAAGTGAGATAAATCTGATTAAAAATCTTTATAATAATGAACAAATAAATATCTTTAGGTCATTATATCAAAAAGAAGGGTTTCGTCAATTTGATGTAAATGAGAAATCGTTTTTCTTGTTAATTGAGGATATAATATTCGGTGATGGAGGTGGCTTCATTGGTTCAATGAGTGAGTTTGGCATGTTGCCCGATGAGCACATAGATTATTTCATTGAATATTCAAAGAATCTCCTGAATCCAAATGCTTTGGTAAGTTTAATGCAACATAAACATAGAAATAAATTGACAGGTATAAATAAAGAGGAGATCAATCATGGAAATGTATAA
- a CDS encoding nuclease-related domain-containing DEAD/DEAH box helicase has product MAIMFPNKPKEFSYSSREGMMFSELERLSDDYYVFHSFSILEVVNNTIHESETDFVIFHPKKGILCIEAKAGRVEYSKGEWRYGSGRLMSHDGPFQQASKNKWKLLELMRNKKYDQIVNRCKFLHAVWFPDVPLRAFDTVALPSDTDKSLMLTSDSFGNIEKDISRIYKIKLPNGKETSLNDKEAKLIINNILAPNFNLVSLAGFKKERHQLVFKRLLREQVALLNYLDEQRSAIINGLAGTGKTILAIEKAKRHASKGQPVLFLCYNLNLKEYLKEMYSDPNISFYTIDGLACKMCNTKTPDYERFKTVLEDCYSNMNFPYRHIVIDEGQDFGRDSIEEVAIIDRLKMNVLESDDEEGTFYLFYDKNQMIQSSNVPSYIEDADCKLTLYRNCRNTENVAITSLRLLGRKYKIQLFEDSIQGDVPEMFFCNAITDTIDATNAAIKDLLEQDYTDIVILTCKTEQTSNLSDHCSNGVYHYKKFKFKFTTCRKFKGLEADAIILVDLDDSMFSNNKEQIMYVGASRARFKLTCIANMTEESCKALLERSNVNISKNIMKSFATAYNAKNTIVSKVQ; this is encoded by the coding sequence ATGGCAATCATGTTTCCAAATAAGCCAAAAGAATTTTCGTATTCGAGTAGAGAGGGAATGATGTTTTCTGAGCTTGAGCGCTTATCTGATGATTACTATGTATTTCATTCCTTTTCTATTCTTGAAGTTGTGAATAATACAATACACGAAAGTGAGACAGATTTTGTTATATTTCATCCTAAGAAAGGAATTTTATGCATTGAAGCTAAAGCAGGAAGGGTAGAGTATTCTAAAGGCGAATGGCGGTATGGTAGTGGTAGGCTAATGAGTCACGACGGACCATTTCAACAAGCCAGTAAAAATAAGTGGAAACTACTCGAATTAATGCGAAATAAGAAATACGACCAAATCGTTAATCGATGTAAATTTTTGCATGCAGTTTGGTTTCCAGATGTGCCATTGAGGGCATTTGATACAGTCGCATTACCTTCAGATACTGATAAATCGTTGATGCTGACAAGTGACTCATTTGGTAACATTGAAAAAGATATTAGTAGGATTTATAAAATCAAATTACCGAATGGAAAAGAAACATCCTTAAATGATAAAGAGGCCAAATTAATCATTAATAATATTCTTGCACCAAATTTTAATTTGGTTTCTCTAGCGGGTTTTAAGAAAGAACGGCATCAATTGGTTTTCAAAAGATTGCTCAGGGAACAGGTCGCTCTTTTGAACTATCTCGATGAACAGAGAAGTGCAATAATAAATGGGCTAGCAGGGACTGGAAAGACAATTCTTGCGATTGAAAAGGCGAAAAGACATGCCAGCAAAGGACAACCTGTTTTGTTTTTATGCTACAACCTAAACCTCAAGGAATATTTAAAAGAAATGTACTCAGATCCAAATATTTCATTCTATACTATCGATGGACTAGCGTGTAAGATGTGCAATACAAAGACTCCTGATTATGAGCGATTTAAGACGGTGCTCGAGGATTGTTATTCAAACATGAATTTTCCCTATAGGCATATCGTTATCGATGAAGGCCAAGATTTTGGGAGAGATTCTATTGAGGAAGTCGCAATCATTGATCGTCTGAAAATGAATGTGCTAGAAAGTGATGACGAGGAAGGAACCTTCTATTTATTCTATGATAAAAATCAAATGATTCAGTCTAGTAATGTGCCATCATATATCGAGGATGCTGATTGTAAATTGACTTTGTACAGAAACTGTAGGAACACTGAAAATGTCGCGATTACATCGTTGAGGCTGCTCGGGAGAAAATATAAAATTCAATTGTTTGAAGATTCAATTCAAGGTGATGTTCCGGAAATGTTTTTTTGTAATGCTATAACCGATACGATAGATGCAACCAATGCGGCAATTAAGGACTTATTGGAACAAGACTACACTGATATCGTGATTTTAACGTGTAAAACTGAACAAACGAGTAATTTGAGTGATCATTGTTCAAACGGTGTTTATCATTATAAGAAATTCAAATTTAAGTTCACAACGTGTAGGAAGTTTAAGGGACTTGAAGCGGACGCTATAATACTGGTTGATTTGGACGATTCGATGTTCTCAAATAATAAGGAACAAATTATGTATGTAGGTGCTTCAAGGGCGAGATTTAAGTTAACATGTATCGCAAATATGACTGAAGAATCGTGCAAAGCCTTACTTGAAAGATCCAATGTTAATATTTCTAAAAACATAATGAAATCATTTGCAACCGCTTATAATGCAAAGAATACTATTGTAAGTAAGGTTCAGTAA
- a CDS encoding DEAD/DEAH box helicase — translation MKALNPIEKSLYIDHKYKEYLKSSFKFGNSSLQELFNRQLEKEELFKGPFVSLDLPFERGKTINQLIAEGKLCKSFGQLNNIEIDRPLYKHQEEALNIISSGNSAVVTTGTGSGKTECFLYPILNEILSDYENGNREIGIRSIFLYPMNALVNDQIDRIRKILSSCPNITYGFFTGDTPEETTDQDRKKLAKEIGVEIPVNELISRTEIRENPPHLLFTNYSMLEYLLIRPNDYAIFDPNRLANWKFVVLDEAHSYNGSLGIEISLLMRRLTAYSEKKPRFILTSATLGTQGKSEGDIVNFAKNLTSCSFNTSDIVFSKRIKFDSHASLYKVKGSDYLELKQRLASDIPLVDICEKYKETHASKNEEILYDLLSNDENTHTIYNCLKDKSKNYASLKFELRELEEAELLALIDLINGASKNGVNLFDLKYHSFVRPLSGAFITFGSDQKLSLTKTNAIDNKKTFEIGNCRYCDSTYIVGKIQQNRLDGLDYLYQNQEVDVYENYGDNERAKVDYFMLEEMVNEDIDSTIDETILEEYTLCNKCGSIHRTGNLNAKKCDCDSLCKFSVYKIRNDDKKEASSFNNISQCLYCGHKGTSGVVKLLNVGKDEGTAIISQILYETLDGDDAKHEKRRKFSLRISTEPIKQIPVVKPKVKQYLAFSDSRQQASFFAAFVDSNHTRMLRKRLIWNILEETNYKEMSVNQLVSKLEDKIESQRLFDNDLSSEKNAWVSLLIDLLKVDGAHDGEGLGLYYFELDTSSIFDEIDDDIIKDELGQYNINTKNELNTLIQVVATVFKTTPAIKYVQSTLSQEEKEKYLEYRRFNNFVMLKAQKNKLNIRSLLPIVGEENKIVRYVKKACNCNTEGAVKILDMVFNVLSVSDSIDSQDALFIKHNKEDAYQIDASKFKIKNYVESPFYRCNKCSKLTPFNLNNACPSDKCKGKLYKIDPDDALSENYYRKEYKSKKIERMVIQEHTAQLDRKVSKEFQKRFVDKKINILSCSTTFEMGIDIGDLETVFMRNVPPTPANYVQRAGRAGRRSDSSAYILTYCSSSSHDYTYFAAPEKMISGVINPPYFKVDNEKIISRHLLASCLGFFFRQHPDYFISTDSFIFNNGSEVFIDYLKSEPSDLRRYIDEKVVPETRYRNFHKFKWLAEIDYNDEKLTHFIDSIKEMAVEFKDAENASKAENDYEQADYFKGQEEKLHNQSVIEMLSKYCVIPKYGFPVDLVDLQILENDEKRKNDIDLTRDLKIAISEYAPDSEVLVMKNKYVSKYITLPKTTEMFKNYFETCSQCHKINVYTRKTESIKCKYCGGEIRTGTHEYFIQPTLGFKANKSSDSPHLKPKRSYVGEVSYLGGGIFDKMNEYIGTAITVQTSTNDELLVLNRSGFYMCDKCGYSEKITIGSGLPFISKKHKNFREYDCFNEKLIRLRLGHKFQTDVARLTIPSLHSNETESNHRALSFLYAFLEGMSYALEIERNDLDGVLELNLEQKSYDIIVFDNVPGGAGHVKRLLSKEAVISSLKAALDKVSQQCCDEDTSCYSCLRSYYNQTYHSKLKRKFAIDSINQLLNDAEFNVQLVNNALSKESKRMTNLTFGSDGRNPGEETAEEIWNNIYEDCYDENELSMINLLKENSNIIISRPYYRTTLMCRETGEAYFSNLAWKDEKVLLFLNENEDEYRRASEQTDWSCYCTAEEFDVFEFLSRIGGLTDGNHVSK, via the coding sequence ATGAAAGCGCTGAACCCAATAGAAAAATCGTTATATATAGATCATAAATACAAGGAATATCTAAAGTCGTCCTTTAAGTTTGGTAATTCCTCACTGCAGGAATTGTTTAATAGGCAACTTGAGAAGGAAGAACTGTTTAAGGGTCCTTTTGTTAGTTTGGATCTGCCATTTGAGCGAGGAAAGACAATAAATCAACTCATAGCAGAAGGAAAGCTTTGTAAGTCTTTTGGGCAACTTAATAATATTGAAATAGATAGACCACTTTACAAACATCAAGAAGAAGCACTAAACATCATTAGTTCAGGAAATAGTGCTGTTGTAACGACCGGGACTGGATCTGGTAAAACAGAGTGTTTTCTTTATCCAATCTTGAATGAGATTTTGTCGGATTATGAAAATGGAAATAGAGAAATAGGTATCCGATCAATATTCTTATACCCGATGAATGCTTTAGTCAATGATCAAATTGATCGAATTCGGAAAATACTTTCATCATGTCCAAACATAACATATGGCTTTTTTACCGGGGATACACCAGAGGAAACTACCGATCAAGATCGAAAGAAACTTGCAAAAGAAATTGGTGTTGAAATCCCTGTAAATGAGTTGATCTCCAGAACTGAAATTAGGGAAAATCCACCTCATTTGTTGTTTACAAACTACTCAATGCTTGAGTATCTTCTTATACGACCAAATGATTATGCGATTTTTGATCCAAATCGATTAGCAAATTGGAAGTTTGTAGTTCTTGATGAAGCGCATTCTTATAATGGGTCTTTAGGAATTGAGATTTCTTTATTAATGCGAAGGTTGACTGCATACTCTGAAAAGAAACCACGATTCATCTTAACAAGTGCTACACTTGGAACACAAGGAAAAAGTGAAGGAGATATTGTTAACTTTGCGAAGAACTTAACGTCATGTTCTTTTAATACATCAGATATTGTTTTTTCTAAACGAATTAAGTTTGATTCTCATGCGTCCTTATATAAGGTTAAAGGTAGCGACTATTTGGAGTTGAAACAGCGTTTAGCAAGTGATATTCCTCTTGTTGATATTTGTGAGAAATACAAGGAAACACACGCATCAAAAAATGAGGAAATCTTATATGATTTGTTATCAAATGATGAGAATACACATACAATTTATAATTGTCTGAAAGATAAGAGTAAAAATTATGCATCGCTAAAATTCGAGTTAAGAGAGTTGGAAGAGGCTGAGTTGCTCGCCCTCATTGACTTAATAAACGGTGCCAGCAAAAATGGAGTAAATCTCTTTGATCTAAAGTATCATTCCTTTGTTCGTCCTTTATCGGGTGCATTTATAACATTTGGTTCTGACCAGAAACTGAGTCTTACTAAAACAAACGCGATTGATAATAAAAAAACTTTTGAAATTGGTAATTGTCGATACTGTGACTCTACGTACATTGTTGGTAAGATTCAACAAAATCGACTGGATGGCTTAGACTATTTATATCAAAATCAAGAAGTAGATGTTTATGAAAACTATGGTGATAATGAACGTGCAAAAGTAGACTACTTTATGTTAGAAGAGATGGTAAACGAAGATATTGACTCAACCATTGATGAGACTATATTGGAAGAGTATACGCTTTGCAACAAGTGTGGATCAATTCATAGGACGGGCAATCTCAATGCAAAAAAATGTGATTGTGATTCTCTGTGCAAGTTTAGTGTTTATAAAATCAGGAACGATGACAAAAAGGAAGCAAGCAGTTTTAATAATATTAGTCAATGCCTATATTGTGGTCATAAAGGAACTTCGGGAGTCGTAAAGTTACTTAATGTTGGTAAAGATGAAGGTACTGCAATAATTTCACAAATCCTTTATGAGACGCTTGATGGGGATGATGCAAAGCATGAAAAAAGAAGAAAGTTTTCATTAAGAATAAGCACAGAACCCATCAAACAGATACCGGTTGTTAAACCGAAAGTTAAACAGTATTTGGCTTTTTCTGATAGTAGACAACAGGCTAGTTTCTTTGCTGCGTTTGTTGATTCAAATCACACGCGTATGCTGAGAAAACGACTGATTTGGAACATTTTAGAAGAGACGAATTATAAGGAAATGTCGGTAAACCAACTTGTTTCAAAACTGGAAGATAAGATTGAAAGCCAGCGCTTATTCGACAATGACTTATCATCAGAAAAAAATGCATGGGTGAGCTTGTTGATTGATTTGCTAAAAGTCGATGGTGCACATGATGGTGAAGGTCTTGGCTTATACTATTTTGAATTAGACACTTCTAGCATTTTTGACGAGATAGATGATGATATTATTAAAGATGAATTAGGCCAGTACAATATAAATACAAAGAATGAACTTAATACGCTGATACAAGTAGTGGCAACTGTATTTAAGACAACACCAGCGATAAAGTATGTACAGTCAACACTTTCACAAGAAGAAAAGGAAAAATATCTGGAGTATCGACGGTTTAATAATTTTGTGATGCTGAAGGCGCAAAAGAATAAGCTAAATATAAGAAGCTTGCTACCGATCGTAGGCGAAGAGAATAAGATTGTTCGATATGTAAAAAAAGCTTGTAATTGTAATACAGAGGGGGCTGTAAAGATTTTAGATATGGTCTTTAATGTGCTTTCTGTCTCTGATTCGATAGACTCCCAAGATGCCCTTTTTATTAAGCACAATAAAGAAGATGCATATCAGATTGATGCCAGCAAGTTTAAAATAAAAAACTATGTTGAATCACCATTCTACAGGTGCAATAAATGCTCTAAACTAACACCTTTCAATTTAAACAATGCATGTCCTTCTGACAAATGTAAAGGCAAGTTATATAAGATTGACCCAGATGATGCACTTTCAGAAAATTATTACCGAAAAGAGTATAAGAGTAAGAAAATAGAAAGAATGGTAATCCAAGAGCACACCGCACAGCTTGATCGAAAGGTAAGTAAAGAATTTCAAAAGAGATTTGTTGATAAGAAGATAAATATACTTAGCTGTTCAACGACTTTTGAAATGGGAATTGACATTGGTGACTTGGAGACGGTATTTATGCGAAATGTTCCCCCAACGCCTGCCAATTATGTTCAAAGAGCGGGTAGAGCAGGTCGAAGAAGTGATAGTTCTGCATATATTTTAACTTACTGTAGTTCGAGCTCACATGACTATACCTATTTCGCAGCCCCTGAGAAAATGATTTCTGGAGTAATCAACCCACCATATTTTAAGGTAGATAATGAGAAAATAATCAGTCGACATCTCTTAGCATCCTGCCTTGGTTTCTTCTTTAGACAGCATCCTGATTATTTCATATCAACGGATTCCTTTATTTTTAATAATGGATCAGAAGTCTTCATCGATTATTTAAAGAGTGAACCTTCTGATCTCCGAAGATACATTGATGAAAAGGTGGTGCCGGAGACACGATATCGTAATTTCCATAAATTCAAATGGCTGGCTGAAATTGATTATAATGATGAGAAGTTGACTCACTTTATTGATTCAATTAAAGAAATGGCTGTTGAGTTTAAAGACGCAGAGAATGCTTCAAAAGCTGAAAATGATTATGAACAAGCTGATTATTTTAAGGGACAAGAAGAAAAACTACATAATCAGTCCGTGATAGAAATGTTATCGAAGTATTGTGTAATTCCAAAATATGGTTTTCCTGTTGATTTAGTTGATTTACAGATCTTAGAAAATGATGAAAAACGCAAAAATGATATTGACCTTACGCGAGACCTTAAAATCGCAATATCCGAGTATGCACCGGACTCTGAGGTGCTTGTCATGAAAAACAAGTATGTATCGAAATACATTACGTTACCGAAAACAACAGAAATGTTCAAAAACTATTTTGAAACGTGTTCTCAATGTCATAAAATAAATGTTTACACACGAAAGACAGAGAGTATTAAGTGTAAATACTGTGGTGGAGAAATAAGAACAGGAACGCATGAATACTTTATTCAACCCACGCTTGGGTTTAAGGCAAATAAATCAAGTGACAGTCCACATTTGAAACCTAAAAGATCCTATGTGGGCGAAGTTTCTTACCTAGGTGGCGGAATCTTTGACAAAATGAATGAGTACATTGGTACAGCAATAACCGTTCAGACGAGCACAAACGACGAACTGTTAGTTCTGAATCGATCAGGATTTTATATGTGTGATAAATGTGGATATAGTGAGAAAATTACGATAGGTAGTGGCTTACCATTTATCTCAAAGAAACATAAGAATTTCAGAGAATACGATTGTTTTAACGAAAAATTAATACGATTAAGGTTGGGACACAAATTCCAAACCGATGTTGCACGCTTAACAATTCCATCATTACATTCTAATGAGACAGAAAGCAACCATAGAGCGCTTTCGTTCTTATATGCATTTCTAGAAGGAATGAGTTATGCACTTGAAATTGAGCGTAACGATCTTGATGGGGTTCTAGAACTGAATCTAGAACAAAAAAGTTACGATATTATTGTCTTTGATAATGTTCCTGGTGGAGCGGGTCATGTAAAAAGATTGTTAAGCAAAGAGGCAGTGATTAGCTCTTTAAAGGCCGCTTTGGATAAAGTATCGCAACAATGTTGTGATGAAGACACATCGTGTTATAGTTGCTTAAGAAGCTATTATAATCAAACCTACCATTCGAAATTGAAAAGAAAGTTTGCAATTGATTCAATTAATCAATTACTAAATGACGCTGAGTTTAATGTGCAGTTAGTCAATAACGCATTAAGTAAGGAATCTAAAAGAATGACCAACTTAACGTTTGGTTCTGATGGTCGAAATCCAGGTGAAGAGACTGCAGAAGAAATTTGGAATAATATTTATGAAGATTGCTATGATGAGAACGAGTTGAGTATGATCAACCTACTTAAAGAAAATAGCAACATAATTATATCCAGACCGTATTATAGAACAACTTTAATGTGTAGAGAAACGGGTGAAGCCTATTTTTCAAATCTTGCATGGAAAGATGAAAAAGTGCTCTTATTTTTAAATGAAAATGAGGATGAGTATAGAAGAGCATCTGAACAAACGGATTGGAGTTGTTATTGCACAGCAGAAGAATTTGATGTTTTTGAATTCTTAAGTAGAATAGGTGGTTTGACTGATGGCAATCATGTTTCCAAATAA